A genomic region of Photobacterium swingsii contains the following coding sequences:
- the recB gene encoding exodeoxyribonuclease V subunit beta, giving the protein MNNNANTLHPMTFPLHGARLIEASAGTGKTFTIASLYLRLLLGHGSADSRHKVELNVDQILVVTFTEAATAELRDRIRARIHDARLAFSRGVSNDPVIQPLLEEIQDHKTAAQILLQAERQMDEAAIYTIHGFCQRMLTQNAFESGSRFNNEFVTDESQLKSMVAADYWRRTFYHLPHALAQEVRNIWSSPAALLKDLGGSLTGAPVKLSIDAMTESLADLHQQNLQRLDSLKALWCEHQADLEPLIAGSGVNKRSYTKKSLPTWLEQVSQWAATPTVNYDLPDKLERFHQQILIEKSKDNPPEHEVFAAVAELLDNPANLRDPLLAHAIAECRELLAQAKQRKGWLSFDDLLTQLSAAIDNDSDDLLVDRIRSQYPVAMIDEFQDTDPLQYSIFSNIYTTDTAKQSGCGLFMIGDPKQAIYAFRGADIFTYIQARRQVTDHYTLGTNWRSTADMIASVNQVFEHPDSPFMYDQDIQFLSVDHSPKAPDRSWWLAGQAQHALTFWHQESLDGKPVTKGNYQEVMAEATAAKIQDILTQSQQDSAYFQDKDHKKAIQAGDIAVLVRTGSEGKLVRHALAEQGIASVYLSNRDSVFGSAEAADIQRLLQAVLTPENERALRAALASSLFAYTAADLDLLNNDETRWETAVTEFRDYRKLWLSRGVMPMLRAVMSRNAIAERLLAEDGGERRLTDLLHIGELLQQASQTLDSDYGLLRWLAEHVAEPNGNADDQIQRLESERNLVQIVTIHKSKGLEYDLVFMPFVCSYRAASEAKYHDEQQNLTILDITKQADSLEKADKERLAEDLRLIYVALTRAVYGCFVGMAPIRNGRSTKEPTGLHQSAMGYLVQNGQEGGISDLEIALAKLAESLPAITVAEPPVLPSDKWQAIEEDAPALMANQFNASIERNWWMTSYSSLVKQGHHNSYDSSFDLPGFDTDSAIDATADAVSPDDEHALALEPEYSIYTFPRGARPGTFLHTVFEEIEFTASVDSPETVATLTELLQKENYELEWLPVLQQLIRDVLQCSLDGDAMRLGDKTPAQRLTEMEFLLPIELLAAPMLTKVIAKHDEVSAKAGELGFATVSGMLKGFIDLVFEHQGKYYVLDWKSNHLGDDPSVYRGQQLVEAMRDHRYDLQYQIYALALQRFLRSRIPHYDYETHFGGVYYLFLRGIEAGSDSGIFHAKPSEQLLTELEQLIDGEQIDA; this is encoded by the coding sequence ATGAATAATAACGCAAATACACTGCACCCGATGACGTTTCCTCTGCACGGGGCGCGTTTAATTGAAGCTTCAGCTGGGACAGGAAAAACCTTTACCATTGCCAGCTTATATTTACGCTTGCTGTTAGGTCATGGCAGTGCTGATAGCCGTCATAAGGTTGAACTCAATGTCGATCAAATTTTGGTGGTGACCTTTACTGAAGCGGCTACCGCAGAGTTACGCGATCGTATTCGTGCTCGTATCCATGATGCACGCTTAGCGTTTAGCCGTGGGGTGAGTAATGATCCTGTGATCCAGCCTTTGCTTGAAGAGATTCAAGATCATAAAACGGCCGCTCAAATTTTATTACAAGCCGAGCGCCAGATGGACGAAGCGGCCATCTATACCATTCACGGTTTTTGTCAGCGGATGCTGACTCAAAATGCGTTTGAGTCGGGCAGTCGTTTTAATAATGAATTCGTGACTGATGAAAGCCAGTTAAAAAGCATGGTGGCTGCGGATTATTGGCGTCGTACTTTTTATCACTTACCGCATGCCTTGGCACAAGAAGTTCGTAATATTTGGTCATCACCAGCAGCCTTATTGAAAGATTTAGGTGGCAGTTTAACCGGCGCGCCGGTGAAGCTCAGCATCGATGCGATGACGGAATCCTTGGCCGATCTTCACCAACAAAATCTGCAGCGCTTGGATAGTTTGAAAGCCCTATGGTGTGAACACCAAGCAGATTTAGAACCTTTAATTGCGGGTTCTGGTGTCAACAAACGCAGCTATACCAAAAAAAGTTTACCAACTTGGTTAGAGCAAGTGTCGCAGTGGGCAGCAACGCCAACGGTGAACTATGACTTGCCCGATAAGCTTGAGCGTTTTCATCAGCAGATCTTGATTGAAAAATCGAAAGATAACCCGCCAGAGCATGAAGTGTTTGCCGCGGTTGCTGAGTTATTGGATAACCCGGCTAACTTACGCGATCCGCTATTAGCTCATGCGATTGCAGAGTGTCGAGAATTACTGGCGCAGGCCAAGCAACGTAAAGGCTGGTTATCGTTTGATGATTTGCTGACGCAGTTGTCGGCAGCAATTGATAACGACAGTGATGACTTATTAGTGGATCGCATTCGCAGCCAATATCCAGTGGCAATGATCGATGAATTCCAAGATACCGATCCGCTGCAGTACAGTATTTTCAGTAATATTTATACCACAGACACAGCCAAACAAAGTGGTTGTGGCTTGTTCATGATCGGTGATCCGAAGCAGGCTATCTACGCGTTCCGTGGTGCGGATATTTTTACCTATATTCAAGCGCGCCGTCAGGTAACTGATCACTACACCCTAGGGACAAACTGGCGTTCAACCGCCGATATGATCGCTTCGGTCAATCAGGTATTTGAGCATCCTGATAGCCCATTTATGTATGACCAAGATATTCAGTTTTTATCGGTTGATCATAGCCCTAAAGCGCCAGATCGTAGCTGGTGGCTCGCTGGTCAGGCACAGCATGCGCTGACGTTTTGGCATCAAGAGAGCTTGGATGGTAAACCTGTTACCAAAGGTAATTACCAAGAGGTAATGGCGGAGGCGACGGCTGCTAAAATCCAAGATATTTTGACCCAATCGCAGCAAGATAGCGCCTATTTCCAAGATAAAGACCACAAGAAAGCGATTCAAGCGGGCGATATTGCCGTTTTGGTGCGCACAGGGAGCGAAGGTAAATTAGTCCGCCACGCGCTGGCCGAGCAAGGCATTGCCAGTGTGTATTTATCTAACCGAGATAGTGTGTTTGGCAGTGCTGAAGCGGCCGATATTCAGCGGTTGTTACAAGCAGTATTAACCCCTGAAAATGAACGAGCACTGCGGGCGGCGTTAGCATCGAGTTTATTTGCTTATACCGCGGCGGATTTGGATTTATTGAATAACGATGAAACCCGCTGGGAAACCGCGGTGACTGAATTTAGAGATTACCGTAAATTATGGTTAAGCCGTGGTGTGATGCCAATGCTCCGTGCGGTGATGAGCCGCAATGCCATTGCTGAGCGATTATTAGCAGAAGACGGTGGTGAACGGCGTTTAACGGATTTACTGCATATTGGTGAGTTATTGCAGCAAGCTAGCCAAACACTTGATAGTGACTATGGCTTACTGCGCTGGTTAGCGGAACATGTTGCTGAACCTAATGGCAATGCTGACGATCAAATCCAGCGATTAGAATCTGAACGTAACTTGGTTCAGATCGTGACTATCCATAAATCCAAAGGGTTGGAATACGATTTGGTGTTTATGCCCTTTGTGTGCAGTTATCGTGCGGCCAGTGAAGCGAAGTACCACGATGAGCAGCAAAACTTGACCATTTTGGATATTACTAAGCAAGCTGATTCGTTAGAGAAGGCTGATAAAGAACGGTTAGCCGAAGACTTGCGTCTGATTTATGTGGCATTAACACGGGCGGTGTACGGCTGTTTTGTGGGTATGGCGCCGATTCGCAATGGTCGCAGTACCAAAGAGCCAACTGGCTTACATCAATCTGCGATGGGGTACTTGGTACAAAATGGTCAAGAAGGGGGGATTAGCGATCTGGAGATCGCACTGGCGAAGCTAGCGGAAAGCCTCCCTGCAATAACAGTGGCAGAGCCGCCTGTATTACCGAGTGATAAGTGGCAAGCCATCGAAGAGGATGCTCCTGCATTAATGGCCAACCAATTTAACGCCAGCATTGAACGAAACTGGTGGATGACCAGCTATTCAAGTTTGGTTAAACAAGGCCACCACAATTCGTATGACAGTAGCTTTGATTTGCCTGGTTTTGACACTGACTCGGCAATCGATGCGACGGCTGATGCGGTATCACCTGATGATGAGCACGCTTTAGCGTTAGAGCCTGAATACTCGATTTATACTTTCCCACGTGGTGCGCGGCCAGGTACATTCTTGCATACCGTCTTTGAAGAAATTGAATTTACTGCGTCCGTCGATAGCCCTGAAACCGTGGCGACCTTGACGGAGTTACTGCAAAAAGAAAACTACGAGCTGGAATGGTTGCCTGTCTTACAGCAATTGATCCGTGATGTATTGCAGTGTTCCTTAGATGGTGACGCGATGCGTTTGGGGGATAAAACGCCCGCACAGCGCTTAACCGAGATGGAGTTTTTGCTGCCTATCGAATTATTGGCCGCTCCTATGCTAACCAAAGTGATTGCTAAGCATGATGAGGTGTCAGCCAAAGCTGGTGAGCTAGGTTTTGCGACCGTAAGCGGCATGCTAAAAGGCTTTATCGATTTAGTGTTTGAACACCAAGGTAAGTATTACGTCCTCGATTGGAAATCGAATCACTTAGGGGATGATCCATCGGTTTACCGTGGCCAGCAGTTAGTCGAAGCGATGCGTGATCACCGTTATGATTTGCAGTATCAAATTTATGCCTTGGCTCTGCAGCGTTTCTTGCGTAGTCGTATTCCTCATTATGACTATGAAACCCATTTTGGTGGGGTGTATTACCTCTTTTTACGCGGTATTGAAGCGGGCAGTGACAGTGGTATCTTCCATGCGAAGCCAAGTGAGCAACTACTTACAGAATTAGAACAGCTAATTGATGGAGAGCAGATTGATGCTTAA
- the recD gene encoding exodeoxyribonuclease V subunit alpha, producing the protein MLKRLQDLTKQGVLRPLDYQFAKFIAQRVGESYHEYHDLVALLAAWVSHELGKGNVCLVLDEKSTKRVMDLPIKYSVALLEGLPDFNRWATILAELPVVSDGQSATPLVLTDQRLYLHRYWHFEKIVAQKLTNTAQAAAPSALASDMTAVLDALFPRTYGFLYEALAAFKGRETDTPQARREQVCDKLDVIAPAALDWSAIDAVLQQASQIGDLAALDKLVPTSACLNWQKVAAAMALTRQFAVISGGPGTGKTTTVAKLLAALVMEVDLTAGQEAPTIKLVAPTGKAAARLTESIGSAVKSLSVDAIVKENIPTQSSTIHRLLGAIPNSVDFRHHRDNPLHLDVLVVDEASMIDLPMMARLLDALPPHAKLILLGDKDQLASVEAGAVLGDICAFIDQGYSSQQATQLNQLTGYQLSSAQQGVSTVADSLCMLRKSYRFHAKSGIGQLAKAINSGKPQLVDRVWEQGFADIRNYPLSADNYQTLIKMTVNFYRDYLDLIEQQASPSDVLAAFSQVRLLCALREGDFGVQGLNQRIERGLERAGKISTSDDTWYLGRPVMITRNDHGLGLYNGDIGIAMYEPSNGSNDGASTPRLRVYFEMPDGSIYGVLPSRLPEHETVYAMTVHKSQGSEFADTLMVLPKDYSPILTRELVYTGVTRAKARLHFFAQPDVVTRAVRISTERASGLARLLS; encoded by the coding sequence ATGCTTAAGCGATTACAGGATCTCACGAAACAAGGCGTACTGCGTCCGCTCGATTATCAGTTTGCTAAATTTATCGCGCAACGAGTTGGCGAATCGTATCATGAGTACCACGACTTGGTTGCCCTGTTGGCGGCATGGGTGAGCCATGAATTAGGCAAGGGGAATGTCTGTTTAGTGCTGGATGAAAAAAGCACTAAACGCGTGATGGATTTACCCATTAAGTACTCGGTAGCTTTGCTTGAAGGGTTACCTGATTTTAACCGTTGGGCGACGATTTTAGCTGAGTTGCCTGTGGTATCGGATGGGCAATCGGCCACACCGTTAGTGCTTACTGACCAGCGCCTCTATCTGCACCGTTACTGGCATTTTGAGAAAATTGTCGCGCAGAAGCTTACTAATACAGCGCAAGCCGCAGCGCCAAGTGCATTGGCGAGTGATATGACAGCTGTACTTGATGCCTTATTCCCACGGACTTATGGCTTCTTATACGAAGCGCTAGCGGCATTTAAAGGCCGTGAGACAGATACGCCACAAGCACGTCGAGAACAGGTTTGCGATAAGCTCGATGTGATAGCGCCAGCCGCTCTGGATTGGTCGGCGATTGATGCTGTCTTACAACAAGCATCTCAAATTGGTGACTTGGCCGCGTTAGATAAGTTAGTACCCACTTCTGCTTGCTTGAATTGGCAGAAGGTGGCGGCTGCGATGGCGTTAACACGTCAGTTTGCCGTGATATCGGGTGGTCCAGGAACAGGTAAAACCACCACAGTGGCGAAGTTATTAGCGGCCTTAGTGATGGAAGTGGATTTAACCGCAGGGCAAGAAGCACCAACGATAAAGTTGGTGGCCCCGACCGGTAAAGCGGCCGCACGTTTGACGGAATCTATTGGCTCGGCGGTGAAATCACTCTCGGTGGATGCCATAGTCAAAGAAAATATCCCGACGCAGTCGAGTACCATTCATCGGTTATTAGGTGCTATCCCAAATAGTGTTGATTTTCGTCATCATCGTGATAACCCATTGCACTTAGACGTGCTGGTGGTTGATGAAGCTTCGATGATTGATTTACCTATGATGGCTCGTTTGCTTGATGCTTTGCCGCCACATGCAAAATTGATTTTGCTGGGGGATAAAGACCAGCTCGCTTCAGTCGAAGCAGGGGCGGTGCTGGGGGATATTTGTGCCTTTATTGATCAAGGCTATAGCTCGCAACAAGCCACACAGCTGAATCAGCTAACGGGCTATCAGTTGTCATCAGCGCAGCAAGGGGTTAGCACTGTTGCTGATAGCTTATGCATGTTGAGAAAAAGTTACCGCTTCCATGCCAAATCTGGGATTGGTCAGTTAGCGAAAGCCATTAACAGTGGCAAGCCTCAGCTGGTGGATCGTGTTTGGGAGCAAGGTTTTGCGGATATTCGTAATTATCCGTTATCAGCGGATAACTACCAAACCTTGATTAAAATGACGGTGAATTTTTACCGCGATTATTTAGATCTCATTGAGCAACAAGCCTCACCGTCTGACGTGCTGGCTGCATTTTCACAAGTACGTTTGTTGTGTGCACTACGAGAAGGCGATTTTGGTGTACAGGGCTTAAATCAGCGTATTGAGCGAGGGTTAGAGCGCGCAGGAAAAATCAGCACCAGTGATGATACTTGGTACCTTGGTCGCCCTGTGATGATCACCCGCAACGATCATGGTTTAGGCTTGTATAACGGTGATATTGGTATCGCCATGTATGAACCAAGCAATGGCTCAAATGATGGTGCAAGCACACCTCGACTGCGTGTGTATTTTGAAATGCCCGATGGCAGTATTTATGGGGTGTTACCAAGCCGCTTGCCAGAGCATGAAACTGTGTATGCGATGACAGTCCACAAATCACAAGGCTCTGAGTTTGCTGATACCTTGATGGTGTTACCGAAAGATTATAGCCCGATCTTAACACGTGAATTAGTGTATACCGGCGTGACGCGTGCCAAGGCAAGGCTACACTTTTTTGCCCAGCCGGATGTGGTGACCCGCGCAGTACGTATCAGCACGGAACGTGCTAGTGGATTAGCCCGCTTATTAAGCTAA
- the argA gene encoding amino-acid N-acetyltransferase: MKNRSTELVKGFRQSAPYVNAHTGKTIVVMLGGEAIDDANFTNIVNDIALLNSLGQRIVVVYGARPQINQLLKKHDYSTPYHQGIRVTDEPALNIVKQAAGLLQLDITARFSMGLNNTPMAGSQINVVSGNFIIAQPLGINEGVDYAHSGRIRRIDCDGIHRQLDQNAIVLLGPVASSVTGECFNLTSEEVATQLAIKLKADKLIGFCSEQGVIDLQNNVISELLPNEAETELQRLVSAEQDGCGTARFLRGAISACRAGVPRSHLISYKEDGALIQELFSLDGIGTQIVMASAEKVRTAGIDDIGGILDLIRPLEQQGILVRRSREQLEQEIELFTIIERDGLIISCAALYPFPDDKIAEMACVAVHPDFRDGDRGALLLNRLRQQAKEQGLKQLFVLTTQSLHWFREQGFVESKVEQLPMEKQALYNFQRRSKILTLEL; this comes from the coding sequence TTGAAAAATCGCAGTACTGAACTTGTCAAAGGATTCCGTCAATCTGCTCCCTACGTCAATGCTCATACCGGCAAGACAATTGTTGTCATGCTTGGCGGCGAAGCCATAGATGATGCCAACTTTACCAATATCGTCAACGATATTGCACTGTTAAATAGTCTAGGGCAGCGCATTGTCGTGGTGTATGGCGCCCGCCCTCAGATCAATCAATTGCTAAAAAAACATGACTATTCAACACCATATCACCAAGGCATTCGTGTCACCGATGAACCAGCTCTAAATATCGTAAAACAAGCTGCTGGGCTGCTTCAGCTTGATATTACCGCTCGGTTTTCCATGGGGCTCAATAATACCCCGATGGCGGGATCACAAATCAACGTCGTCAGTGGCAACTTCATCATCGCCCAACCTCTAGGGATCAATGAAGGTGTAGATTATGCTCACAGCGGGCGTATCCGCCGAATTGATTGCGATGGTATTCATCGCCAACTCGACCAAAATGCCATTGTCTTGCTTGGTCCTGTCGCGAGTTCAGTCACGGGTGAATGTTTTAACCTCACCTCTGAAGAAGTAGCGACACAACTCGCGATAAAGTTAAAGGCTGATAAGCTCATTGGCTTCTGTTCTGAGCAAGGTGTGATCGACCTTCAAAATAACGTCATTTCAGAGCTACTGCCCAACGAGGCTGAAACTGAATTACAACGACTCGTCTCCGCCGAACAAGATGGCTGTGGGACGGCACGTTTTTTACGCGGCGCGATCAGTGCCTGTCGTGCAGGTGTGCCACGTAGCCACTTAATCAGCTACAAGGAAGACGGAGCGTTAATCCAAGAACTCTTCTCACTAGATGGTATTGGTACTCAAATCGTGATGGCCAGCGCGGAAAAAGTCCGTACGGCGGGTATTGATGATATCGGAGGGATCTTAGATCTTATTCGTCCACTGGAGCAGCAAGGTATTTTGGTGCGTCGTTCTCGTGAACAGCTAGAGCAAGAAATTGAGCTATTTACCATTATTGAGCGCGATGGCTTGATCATTAGCTGCGCGGCACTATACCCCTTCCCTGACGATAAAATTGCCGAGATGGCTTGTGTGGCGGTGCACCCTGATTTTCGTGATGGTGATCGTGGGGCCTTACTGCTTAACCGCTTGCGTCAGCAGGCTAAAGAGCAAGGCTTAAAGCAACTGTTTGTGTTAACCACCCAGAGCTTACATTGGTTCAGAGAACAAGGCTTTGTGGAGTCAAAAGTCGAGCAACTGCCCATGGAAAAACAAGCCCTGTATAACTTCCAACGCCGCTCTAAAATTCTCACTCTAGAATTATAA
- a CDS encoding DUF2850 domain-containing protein: MTKAAPKQKSAKKRLQTTFLLGVIACGTTMVGLVTTGVVPYAWLLPEPPVNIDGVWTEQAVAEYASDSFELRPDGVYVNGRVVSTHYDWDGNTLSYQFGDDMYEYVYYSGQFMRKSPLHYTSMFSRQVL; encoded by the coding sequence ATGACTAAAGCAGCCCCGAAACAAAAATCAGCGAAAAAGCGCCTGCAAACGACTTTCTTACTGGGAGTGATTGCTTGTGGAACCACTATGGTGGGGTTGGTGACCACAGGTGTGGTGCCCTATGCATGGTTACTGCCTGAGCCGCCTGTTAATATTGATGGAGTATGGACAGAGCAGGCTGTTGCTGAGTACGCCTCGGACAGTTTTGAGTTACGTCCCGATGGTGTTTATGTTAACGGGCGAGTTGTCAGTACCCATTATGACTGGGATGGTAATACCCTGAGCTATCAATTTGGCGATGACATGTATGAATACGTTTATTACTCAGGTCAGTTTATGCGTAAATCTCCGCTACATTACACCTCGATGTTTAGCCGACAAGTACTATAG
- a CDS encoding TadE/TadG family type IV pilus assembly protein encodes MKYNYHRQKGIASIEFALGFIVLWFITVMIMDIGLRNYTVAVVNFAASEVTRDIKVLEIDSEDKFEKEFRKKLKENAFSLWGVMSQNDEFIVDMKLYPNIAALAQDHYIKTQHASQAPIASYQLTYNYKPLIRLGSYTSFPIHREVIAVQEFARREV; translated from the coding sequence ATGAAATATAATTATCATCGACAAAAAGGGATTGCGAGTATTGAATTTGCCCTTGGGTTCATTGTCTTATGGTTTATTACCGTCATGATTATGGATATAGGGCTAAGAAACTATACTGTGGCGGTTGTTAATTTTGCTGCGTCTGAAGTGACAAGAGACATCAAAGTCTTAGAAATTGATAGTGAAGATAAATTTGAAAAAGAATTTAGAAAGAAACTGAAGGAAAACGCCTTTTCATTGTGGGGGGTAATGAGTCAAAACGATGAGTTTATCGTGGATATGAAGTTATACCCCAATATAGCCGCATTAGCCCAAGATCATTACATTAAAACACAGCATGCATCTCAAGCGCCTATCGCGTCTTACCAATTAACATATAACTACAAGCCATTGATTCGTTTAGGTAGCTATACCTCGTTTCCTATTCACCGTGAAGTTATTGCTGTACAAGAATTTGCTCGTCGAGAGGTTTAA
- the tadF gene encoding tight adherence pilus pseudopilin TadF, producing the protein MAIELTFVLGALAMCMMFAGDLAAKMTIQGELDNLSYSMVNIVRDRSALYSSPQSKKVREHLLPEDVDQIDRIVKSTLSRQRVGFDESKYALIVEEAHFKKQTKKAEFLHNMPKANYRGNSKLGCKPSDKSEFTALTPYTNKKRYMPMYRVTVCYESPDLFQRFTQSSESPIVIRSSSINVGR; encoded by the coding sequence GTGGCAATCGAGTTAACATTCGTATTGGGTGCTTTGGCAATGTGTATGATGTTTGCTGGGGATTTGGCTGCAAAAATGACGATTCAAGGTGAGCTAGATAATTTAAGTTATTCGATGGTCAATATTGTTCGTGATCGTAGTGCGCTATATTCATCTCCTCAATCAAAAAAAGTAAGAGAACACTTGTTGCCAGAAGATGTCGATCAAATTGATCGCATTGTAAAAAGTACATTATCACGGCAAAGAGTTGGCTTTGATGAAAGTAAATACGCGTTAATTGTTGAAGAGGCACACTTTAAGAAACAGACCAAGAAGGCTGAGTTTTTACATAATATGCCAAAGGCTAATTATAGAGGAAATAGTAAATTAGGCTGTAAGCCATCAGATAAGTCTGAATTTACGGCACTCACACCTTATACCAATAAAAAACGCTATATGCCTATGTATAGAGTGACGGTATGTTATGAAAGCCCTGACTTATTTCAGCGTTTTACTCAATCATCTGAATCACCCATTGTTATTCGCTCTTCCAGTATTAATGTAGGCCGCTAA
- a CDS encoding TadE/TadG family type IV pilus assembly protein — MHSFKRQSGVAAIWFVLIFIALASLTALGVEGARYLNNKARLGDALETASLLLAAQEAKEGDDVKNQALVTKVARSYLPDAESTLPELKIYYKSGEEQVTIDKKEHTVEYLQYKVAASTEHDSWMDMVSVPSFDETQNISNFAAAKKIAIKSGVSDAFLVMDHSLNMNSNTCQIKYPGSNIYKHQTAKLFIAHQLAHEFINRKQGISVDKSKEDVEPIEGNVAVFPFDTRTSNYSNDQSGSRNLPLCQNHLDFYSESEENRINGTGVDKGFGEIDWNHQNIKWLTMGEALNRKDAIGTYVNETYNLQGTMGQWLPDAEKHIDYRDTVNSIARRNSLADTSRESNLMAFPDNRLCRGNFMTVSITNPKFNTEKNKVSGYLGLINSFTSNSPITQSSAHQPGSYIGGWSASYQGILQALNDYHHHGDKEKQSTMVVILGGGDRPNLSDDVRYKNGEVIDHSNILQKLSEHGLCEKIKNDYPKLNLFAIGIDVDPKRLKGVTKSMGGCIDDANTSMIDHKAATGTTGSTDICWGGTSPVGTGFSLTGYGISTISAIVSAGLNAGGAAGKKEEIGSIHDRRAK; from the coding sequence ATGCATTCTTTCAAGCGACAGTCAGGTGTGGCTGCAATTTGGTTCGTCTTAATCTTTATTGCGCTTGCGAGTTTGACGGCACTCGGTGTTGAAGGCGCCCGCTACTTGAATAATAAAGCCCGTCTGGGAGATGCACTTGAAACGGCTTCTTTGTTGCTGGCTGCTCAAGAAGCGAAAGAGGGCGATGATGTAAAAAATCAAGCGCTAGTCACGAAAGTTGCGAGAAGTTATTTACCTGATGCAGAGTCTACTTTACCAGAGCTAAAAATTTACTATAAGAGTGGTGAAGAGCAGGTAACCATAGATAAAAAAGAGCACACGGTTGAATATCTGCAGTATAAAGTTGCGGCATCAACAGAGCATGATTCTTGGATGGATATGGTAAGCGTACCGTCATTTGATGAAACTCAGAATATAAGTAATTTCGCTGCGGCGAAAAAAATTGCAATTAAGTCTGGAGTCAGTGATGCTTTTTTAGTTATGGATCATTCTCTTAACATGAATAGCAATACATGTCAGATTAAATACCCAGGTAGCAATATTTATAAACACCAGACGGCAAAATTATTTATAGCACACCAATTAGCCCATGAATTCATCAATCGTAAGCAGGGGATCTCGGTTGATAAGAGTAAAGAGGACGTTGAACCGATTGAAGGTAATGTAGCCGTTTTCCCTTTTGATACTCGTACATCTAATTATTCAAATGATCAATCAGGCAGTCGTAACTTGCCGCTTTGCCAAAACCATCTTGATTTTTACAGTGAGAGCGAAGAAAACCGTATTAATGGGACGGGGGTTGATAAAGGTTTTGGTGAAATTGACTGGAACCACCAAAATATTAAATGGTTAACCATGGGTGAAGCATTAAACCGAAAAGATGCGATTGGTACCTATGTTAATGAAACTTACAACCTTCAAGGCACCATGGGTCAATGGCTACCTGATGCTGAGAAGCATATTGATTATAGAGACACCGTAAACTCTATTGCGAGGCGTAATTCTTTAGCTGATACGTCACGAGAATCAAACCTAATGGCGTTTCCTGATAATCGCCTTTGTCGTGGCAACTTTATGACAGTATCGATTACCAACCCTAAATTTAATACAGAAAAAAATAAGGTAAGTGGATATTTAGGATTAATTAACTCATTTACTTCTAATTCGCCAATCACTCAAAGTAGTGCTCATCAGCCAGGGAGTTACATTGGCGGTTGGAGTGCATCATATCAAGGTATTCTACAAGCACTGAATGACTACCACCATCATGGGGACAAAGAGAAGCAGTCGACAATGGTTGTTATTTTAGGTGGTGGGGATCGACCAAATCTTAGTGATGATGTGCGGTATAAGAATGGGGAGGTCATCGATCACTCGAATATATTGCAAAAGCTGAGTGAGCATGGCTTGTGTGAGAAAATTAAGAATGATTACCCTAAACTGAACTTGTTTGCGATTGGAATTGATGTTGATCCCAAACGATTAAAAGGTGTGACCAAGAGCATGGGAGGCTGTATTGATGATGCTAACACCTCGATGATAGATCACAAGGCAGCCACTGGTACAACAGGATCAACCGATATTTGCTGGGGAGGTACTTCTCCCGTCGGTACCGGCTTTTCTCTTACAGGCTATGGTATTTCGACGATTAGCGCCATTGTCAGTGCTGGATTAAATGCTGGGGGAGCGGCTGGAAAAAAAGAAGAGATTGGCAGTATTCATGACCGTCGTGCGAAGTAG